From one Gracilimonas sp. genomic stretch:
- a CDS encoding GNAT family N-acetyltransferase — translation MKIRKANQNDLDEILNLFTDTISEVNNRDYSPSQIKAWSSSSKDTDRWLLKIREQYFLVTEEEDCITGFASITNEGYLDTMFVHKNHQRKGIAKTLITALIDYAKENQLKEIITDGSITARPFFEKHGFKVIKKQMVNRKGIEIANYKMKKLL, via the coding sequence ATGAAGATTCGTAAAGCGAATCAAAATGATCTGGATGAAATTCTGAACCTGTTTACAGATACGATTTCTGAAGTAAACAATCGGGATTATTCACCATCGCAAATTAAAGCATGGAGTTCAAGCTCTAAAGATACAGACCGGTGGTTGCTTAAAATTCGAGAGCAGTATTTTTTGGTGACTGAAGAAGAGGACTGTATCACAGGATTTGCCTCCATCACAAACGAAGGCTATCTCGATACGATGTTTGTTCACAAAAACCATCAAAGAAAAGGCATCGCCAAAACCCTGATTACCGCTTTGATAGATTATGCGAAGGAAAATCAGCTCAAAGAAATAATAACGGACGGGAGTATTACAGCCAGGCCGTTCTTCGAAAAGCATGGTTTCAAGGTCATTAAAAAACAAATGGTGAACAGAAAGGGGATTGAGATTGCGAATTATAAGATGAAGAAGCTGTTGTAA
- a CDS encoding M24 family metallopeptidase: MKKLLTLSLIFIFATPLIAQNYPHILPMKERAAVIDDMLKDKVQNYLPELMRETDIDMWIVVSREYNEDPVIETMLPATWLAARRRTILVMHDLGAGKGVETLAVARYDVGETFKKAWDKEREPNQWKRLKEIIEERNPEKIGINISEIWGHADGMVVTDYEEMKEAIGKKYSDRLVSAEKLAVRWLETRTKKEMQVYPQIVRIAHEIIAEGFSDAAIQPGITTTEDVVWWYREKIRELKLNTWFHPSVSIQRADPESFDHLRTFDSRPGENVIMPGDLLHVDFGITYLRLNTDTQQHAYVLRPEETEVPGYLVKAFENGNRLQDIFTNNFKEGRTGNEVLKMSREQAIEEGLKPSIYTHPIGYHGHAAGTTLGMWDAQGGVPGDGDYPLHLNTAYSIELNAATYIEEWGKEIRIMLEEDAFFDESGVWYIDGRQREIMTIPRIPAKQ; encoded by the coding sequence ATGAAAAAACTCCTAACGCTCAGCCTGATATTCATCTTCGCCACTCCTCTTATAGCTCAAAACTATCCGCATATTCTGCCTATGAAGGAACGGGCAGCTGTAATCGATGATATGCTAAAAGATAAGGTTCAGAACTACCTGCCGGAATTGATGAGGGAAACTGATATCGATATGTGGATTGTGGTTTCCAGGGAATACAATGAAGATCCCGTTATTGAAACCATGCTTCCGGCTACCTGGCTTGCTGCCCGGCGCCGAACTATTTTGGTAATGCATGATTTAGGAGCGGGGAAAGGAGTGGAAACGCTGGCGGTTGCCCGGTATGATGTGGGAGAAACATTCAAAAAGGCGTGGGATAAGGAAAGAGAACCCAATCAATGGAAGCGGCTAAAGGAAATCATTGAAGAACGGAATCCGGAAAAAATCGGAATTAATATTTCTGAAATTTGGGGACATGCAGATGGCATGGTGGTCACTGATTACGAAGAAATGAAAGAAGCCATCGGAAAAAAATACTCGGATCGTCTGGTTTCAGCCGAGAAGCTGGCTGTACGATGGCTGGAAACCCGTACGAAAAAAGAAATGCAGGTGTATCCCCAAATCGTCAGAATTGCCCATGAGATTATCGCTGAAGGATTTTCAGATGCTGCCATTCAGCCGGGAATCACTACTACCGAAGATGTGGTTTGGTGGTATCGGGAGAAAATCAGGGAATTAAAGCTGAATACCTGGTTTCATCCAAGTGTATCCATTCAGCGGGCTGATCCGGAATCTTTTGACCACCTCAGGACCTTTGACAGTCGTCCCGGCGAAAACGTGATTATGCCCGGGGATTTACTCCACGTGGATTTCGGAATCACCTACCTCAGACTTAACACCGATACCCAGCAGCATGCGTATGTGCTTCGCCCGGAAGAAACCGAGGTGCCTGGTTATTTAGTGAAGGCCTTCGAAAATGGAAATCGCCTGCAGGATATCTTCACCAATAATTTCAAAGAAGGCCGTACAGGGAATGAAGTGCTAAAAATGTCGCGGGAGCAAGCTATAGAAGAAGGGCTTAAGCCCAGCATCTACACCCACCCCATTGGTTATCACGGTCATGCAGCCGGAACTACGCTTGGAATGTGGGATGCTCAGGGTGGCGTGCCAGGGGATGGCGATTACCCGCTTCACCTGAATACCGCTTATTCTATAGAGCTGAATGCAGCTACCTATATTGAAGAGTGGGGCAAGGAAATCCGGATTATGCTGGAAGAAGATGCGTTCTTTGATGAATCCGGAGTTTGGTACATAGATGGACGCCAGCGAGAAATTATGACGATTCCACGCATACCGGCAAAACAATAA
- a CDS encoding DUF305 domain-containing protein → MDIVYMNNSFMAKLAKSILLFVLVIGLSACKNSESVSNNSDSDSSTVSEKATENGTEMTKAEMEALYWARRDSAKMNFTQADVKFMTGMIAHHAQALIMSRLAPENNASQQIQTLAARIINAQKDEIQSMQTWLRDRDQPVPEVHIKGLNLMIHGLGEDHMKMDHTNMAGMLSPAQLKELSEARGDEFDRLFLKYMIDHHKGAVTMVTRLFDTDGAAQDDAAFKLASDIQVDQRTEIDRMQLMLDRITAANQQ, encoded by the coding sequence ATGGATATTGTGTATATGAACAACAGTTTTATGGCAAAACTAGCCAAATCAATTCTTTTGTTTGTGTTGGTGATTGGATTATCAGCATGTAAAAACTCAGAATCGGTAAGTAATAATTCTGATTCAGATAGCTCAACAGTTTCTGAAAAGGCCACTGAAAATGGCACTGAAATGACTAAGGCCGAGATGGAAGCTTTATACTGGGCCCGTCGGGACAGTGCAAAAATGAATTTTACTCAAGCTGATGTAAAGTTTATGACCGGCATGATTGCCCATCATGCTCAGGCCTTAATTATGTCGCGATTGGCTCCGGAGAATAATGCCAGCCAGCAAATTCAAACACTCGCAGCAAGAATCATCAATGCCCAGAAAGATGAAATTCAGTCGATGCAAACCTGGCTTAGAGATCGTGATCAACCGGTGCCTGAAGTACATATAAAAGGGTTGAACCTGATGATTCACGGGCTTGGGGAAGATCATATGAAAATGGATCACACCAACATGGCAGGGATGCTTTCACCGGCTCAGCTAAAAGAACTCAGCGAAGCCAGGGGCGATGAATTTGACCGGCTGTTTCTAAAGTATATGATCGATCATCATAAAGGAGCAGTAACTATGGTTACCAGGTTATTCGATACGGACGGAGCAGCCCAGGATGATGCAGCCTTCAAATTGGCTTCAGACATACAGGTAGATCAGCGTACGGAAATTGACCGAATGCAACTGATGCTGGATCGAATTACAGCTGCAAATCAACAGTAG
- a CDS encoding PDZ domain-containing protein produces the protein MRKVLFTLAFSLLTLSLLAQTTTQYEISFENAVHHEAEISVTYTNLEDKILEVRMSRTSPGRYALHEFAKNVYGVKATDSKGNELEITRPNPHQWNISGHDGTVKFEYTLFANRGDGTYSQVDETHAHLNMPATFAWARDYEHRPIEITFDVREDLNWKVATQLKPLEGATFYAPDLYYFLDSPVEIADFHERQEAIDGQLIKMALHTPATDEEADEYFGKVMAIVNAQVNLFGELPEFDYGEYVFLSCYMPNASGDGMEHRNSTIVTNSKPLDRPLGNTSLGTVSHEFIHVWNVERIRPASLEPFDFEEANMSGELWFAEGFTSYYDDLILHRAGINTAEEYAAALDGGLNYVINRPGREFFSPVEMSYQAPFVDAATSVDPQNKTNTFISYYTYGSVLGLGLDLSLRKMDGNKNLDDFMKLMWRKFGKKEVPYTNRDIQATLAEYAGADFAEAFFENYIFDSQLPDYQSLLADFGITLVKANPGKAVLGTDIEIEDGIGKLESNAIIGSPIYKAGINTDDEISSIAGTALSEVESVDDILSGYKPGDEIEVRFTRWGQEKSVNVTLAEDSTLKTELNSKANRKAKEKRNAWLKN, from the coding sequence ATGAGAAAAGTTCTGTTTACGCTCGCTTTTTCACTTCTCACCTTATCACTCCTCGCCCAAACTACCACCCAATACGAAATCTCTTTCGAAAACGCCGTTCATCACGAGGCTGAAATTTCAGTGACGTATACCAACCTGGAGGATAAGATACTGGAAGTACGGATGAGCCGGACTTCTCCCGGACGATATGCACTTCATGAGTTTGCCAAGAATGTATATGGAGTGAAGGCAACTGACAGCAAGGGGAATGAGCTGGAAATCACACGACCCAATCCGCATCAATGGAATATAAGCGGACATGACGGAACCGTGAAGTTTGAGTACACTCTTTTTGCCAATCGGGGAGACGGGACTTATTCACAGGTAGATGAAACCCATGCGCATCTCAATATGCCGGCCACTTTTGCCTGGGCAAGAGATTACGAGCACCGCCCGATTGAAATCACTTTTGACGTCCGGGAAGATCTGAACTGGAAAGTAGCAACTCAGCTAAAACCACTTGAAGGAGCAACCTTTTATGCACCTGATTTGTATTACTTCCTCGACAGTCCGGTAGAGATCGCTGATTTCCACGAGCGACAGGAAGCCATTGACGGACAGTTGATTAAGATGGCTTTGCATACACCGGCAACGGATGAAGAAGCAGATGAATACTTTGGAAAGGTGATGGCCATTGTGAACGCGCAGGTGAATCTTTTCGGTGAGCTTCCTGAATTTGATTACGGGGAATATGTATTTCTGAGCTGCTATATGCCTAACGCAAGTGGTGACGGGATGGAGCATCGGAACTCTACTATTGTTACCAATTCCAAGCCTTTGGATCGCCCGCTTGGAAATACCAGTTTGGGAACGGTTTCGCATGAGTTTATTCATGTCTGGAATGTAGAGCGTATTCGTCCGGCTAGTCTGGAGCCTTTTGATTTTGAGGAAGCCAACATGAGTGGAGAGCTCTGGTTTGCTGAAGGTTTCACCAGCTATTACGATGACTTGATTCTTCATCGTGCGGGGATAAATACGGCCGAGGAATATGCGGCGGCCCTGGATGGCGGATTGAACTATGTTATTAATCGTCCCGGGCGAGAGTTTTTCTCTCCGGTTGAAATGAGCTATCAGGCTCCCTTTGTGGATGCAGCCACGTCAGTAGATCCTCAGAATAAAACAAACACCTTCATTTCTTATTACACCTATGGAAGCGTTTTGGGACTCGGGCTGGACCTTTCACTCAGAAAAATGGACGGCAACAAAAATCTGGATGACTTCATGAAATTAATGTGGAGGAAGTTTGGAAAGAAGGAGGTTCCCTACACCAACAGAGACATTCAGGCTACGTTAGCTGAATATGCAGGAGCTGATTTTGCGGAGGCGTTTTTTGAGAACTATATCTTTGACAGTCAGCTGCCAGATTACCAAAGTTTACTAGCTGATTTCGGGATCACGCTTGTTAAAGCCAATCCCGGCAAGGCGGTTCTTGGAACCGATATCGAAATTGAAGACGGAATCGGTAAGCTGGAATCGAATGCGATCATCGGTTCACCCATATATAAAGCGGGAATTAATACAGATGATGAAATTTCGTCTATTGCCGGAACTGCCTTGAGTGAAGTGGAATCGGTGGATGATATTCTTAGCGGGTACAAACCCGGGGATGAAATTGAGGTTAGGTTCACCCGGTGGGGGCAAGAAAAATCTGTTAATGTAACTTTAGCTGAAGATTCGACTCTTAAAACAGAGTTGAATTCAAAAGCGAACAGAAAGGCTAAAGAAAAAAGAAATGCCTGGCTAAAAAATTAA
- a CDS encoding homogentisate 1,2-dioxygenase: protein MYYHALGKIPHKRHTIFRRPDGELYTEELFGAEGFHGNSSLLYHHHMPTRVVKIEEGAEISVKKADEKTLRHRLLKTKDIPAGGDPITGRKVLMFNNDIQIGTARPTGKMDYFYRNGEHDELLFIHEGEGHIQSVFGRLDFGYGDYIFLPRGTTYQMNFETDENRFLFTESTGPIEFPKRYLSEMGQFMENSPFCERDFRLPSEQLFHPEEGEFEVRIKKGGRFHHYTFDHHPCDVVGWDGYLYPWIFNIKDFEPITGRIHQPPPVHQTFRGHNYVVCSFCPRKFDYHPESIPAPYNHSNVDSDEMIYYVEGDFMSRKGIGYADITLHPGGIPHGPQPGKAEASIGAEETDEYAVMIDTFHPMYVTEEAMRLDDPSYPYSWLEDE, encoded by the coding sequence ATGTATTACCACGCATTAGGGAAGATCCCACATAAAAGACACACGATTTTCCGTCGACCGGATGGGGAATTATATACCGAAGAGCTTTTTGGAGCAGAGGGATTCCATGGGAACAGTTCGCTGCTTTACCATCACCATATGCCAACACGTGTGGTTAAAATTGAGGAAGGAGCAGAAATATCCGTCAAGAAAGCGGATGAAAAAACGCTCCGGCACCGGCTGTTGAAAACCAAAGATATTCCTGCGGGTGGCGATCCCATTACCGGGCGAAAAGTGCTGATGTTCAACAACGATATTCAAATTGGAACAGCCCGCCCGACCGGAAAAATGGATTATTTCTACCGCAATGGGGAACATGATGAACTGTTGTTTATCCACGAAGGTGAAGGACATATTCAGTCTGTATTTGGTCGCCTCGATTTTGGTTATGGCGATTACATCTTCCTGCCAAGAGGCACAACCTATCAAATGAATTTTGAGACGGATGAAAACCGGTTTTTATTTACGGAATCCACCGGTCCAATCGAATTCCCAAAGCGCTATCTCTCAGAAATGGGGCAGTTTATGGAAAACTCTCCATTTTGTGAGCGGGATTTCCGCCTGCCTTCTGAACAGCTTTTCCACCCTGAAGAAGGGGAGTTCGAAGTAAGAATTAAAAAAGGCGGTCGGTTTCATCATTATACCTTCGATCATCATCCTTGCGATGTAGTCGGTTGGGATGGATATCTGTACCCATGGATTTTCAATATTAAAGATTTTGAACCGATAACCGGACGCATTCACCAGCCACCACCCGTTCATCAGACCTTCCGGGGACATAATTATGTAGTATGCAGTTTCTGTCCGCGTAAATTCGATTATCATCCCGAGTCTATTCCGGCACCTTACAACCACTCCAACGTCGATTCCGATGAGATGATCTATTATGTGGAAGGGGATTTCATGAGCAGGAAAGGAATTGGTTATGCCGATATCACTTTACATCCCGGTGGTATTCCGCACGGACCTCAGCCCGGTAAAGCGGAAGCAAGTATTGGAGCGGAAGAAACCGATGAGTACGCGGTCATGATTGACACTTTCCACCCGATGTATGTAACCGAAGAAGCCATGCGCCTGGATGATCCAAGCTATCCGTATTCCTGGCTCGAGGATGAGTAG
- the hppD gene encoding 4-hydroxyphenylpyruvate dioxygenase: protein MANQSDTLKRPLEEKFDDHLGLQDVDYVEHYVNNAKQAAHFYITTFGFQLKGYSGLETGIRDRASYYLEQGNIRFVLSAPLNSDSPIAKFVQKHGDGVRDIAMHVEDVDRAFNESVKRGAEPVLEPHDMKDKHGTIRKAAIKTYGDVIHSFIDRSEYNGLFMPGFEAKESLVKSEPVGVEFVDHCVGNVELGRMEDWVDFYRDVLGFTQYISFDDKDISTEYSALMSRVMAGGRGMIKFPINEPADGKKKSQIEEYLDFFEGPGVQHIALLTGDIIGTVTKLRDRGVEFLKVPTTYYEELEDRVGKIDEPIEKLEDLGILVDRDDEGYLLQIFTKPVVDRPTLFFEIIQRKGARGFGKGNFKALFEAIEREQDARGNL, encoded by the coding sequence ATGGCTAACCAATCAGATACCCTGAAGCGACCTCTGGAAGAAAAATTTGATGATCATCTTGGGCTGCAGGATGTAGATTATGTGGAACACTATGTAAACAATGCCAAACAGGCTGCACATTTCTACATCACTACCTTTGGCTTTCAATTAAAAGGGTATTCAGGCCTGGAAACAGGTATTCGTGATCGGGCTTCCTATTATCTGGAGCAGGGAAATATCCGGTTTGTGCTTTCGGCTCCTCTCAACAGTGATTCACCCATTGCCAAGTTTGTTCAAAAGCATGGAGATGGTGTCAGAGATATAGCCATGCATGTAGAAGATGTAGACCGGGCTTTTAATGAATCGGTGAAGCGCGGGGCAGAACCTGTACTGGAACCTCATGATATGAAAGATAAACATGGGACCATCCGGAAAGCAGCCATTAAAACCTATGGAGATGTCATTCATTCCTTTATCGATCGCTCTGAGTACAATGGATTGTTTATGCCGGGATTTGAAGCCAAGGAGAGTCTGGTTAAATCGGAGCCGGTTGGCGTTGAGTTTGTGGATCATTGCGTAGGGAATGTAGAGTTAGGCCGAATGGAAGATTGGGTTGATTTCTACCGCGATGTACTTGGATTCACTCAATACATAAGCTTTGATGACAAGGATATCTCTACCGAATACTCGGCATTAATGAGCCGTGTAATGGCGGGGGGAAGGGGAATGATTAAGTTTCCAATCAATGAGCCCGCCGATGGTAAGAAAAAATCCCAGATTGAAGAATACCTGGATTTCTTTGAGGGTCCGGGAGTGCAACATATTGCATTGCTGACCGGAGATATTATTGGCACGGTTACCAAACTCAGGGACCGCGGCGTGGAATTCCTGAAAGTTCCGACTACTTATTATGAAGAACTGGAAGACCGGGTCGGTAAAATTGATGAGCCTATTGAGAAGCTGGAAGACCTTGGGATTTTGGTAGATCGTGATGACGAAGGTTATTTGCTTCAGATTTTCACAAAACCAGTTGTTGACCGGCCTACGTTATTCTTTGAAATCATTCAGCGTAAAGGTGCACGAGGATTCGGAAAAGGAAATTTCAAAGCGTTATTTGAAGCCATTGAACGCGAACAGGACGCCAGAGGCAACCTTTAA